TTCGTTACCTTACGTCACTATTACGTTCGTTAGAATCTCTCTTGGACGGTTAAGTTTGTTCTcgtgacgatgacgatgatggtgatgatgatgGTTGGTGGTGGTGATGATGTGTGATCGAGGGAGAATGAAAATCAAatcaaatcaaataaaaaaaaaaggaaagaatagAAACAAAGACTCGTTCATTCTCGCTTCGATCGTCTGACGAAAATGAAAAAGCGAATGATGCGCACGCTCGATGAAGACGGGAAAACATAAAAGAAGATCTATTGTATCTAGTATACTTTTCTCTCGATCGGCTGGCTCGATCTCGATCGTAGATTGTGCTAAACACACGATATGCCGACACGTCGCCGAACGTAAACTCGTTGTAAAAGCGTAATTTATCCGAATCGGCGAACGAAATTTGAACGTTCGGTGATGGCGATTCGTTTAtgtgtacatatgtatgtatgtatgtatatataataataaagaagctaaaaaatatatatgtatatatgtgtgtatacgTAACTCTAGCTTATGGCTTACTGCTCTATACAAACTGGAATGTCTTAAGTAACAAAGACAATGGTACATTGCTACTTAATCGTAAACGGCAGAGAGTAACGTTTTTTTAAGTACAACGCTTTATgagcctttttcttttttttcgtacGCCTGTCCCCTCCCCCCGGTTTCACTTATTGTTGTTTTCTATGTTTGTATTGTTCATCGATCCGATAAAAGACGCGAAACATTCGCATCGTGTCCAATAGTCGAATCACAATGATCGATGCACAGAGTTACTCCAAAAAAAGTCTTGcgtgtcaaaaatttttctctcgtGATGTTTGTGTTTGCgtgcgtgtatgtgtgtgtgctgtgggtgagtgtgtatatatatttatatagttCTACTAAACTCTACTTAAAGCCTAGAATTTCACTTGTACTTTATGCTTCGAACGAGAGAGTCAAGCCGAAATAAACAATTGTGTGTCGTACTTATTATGACGGTTCCTGTATCTAGACACACAGGTATGAAAGAAACAGGAAATCAATCGAAACGATACGTGTACGCCGCGCGAATTGGAAACTGATAGAAAGGAGACCGCTTACAAATTAGGAATGAGCCTTGTTCAGTGTTAACATTGAGGTCAGGTTTGTTAGAAGAGGCTGATTAGGATGGTACTTACGTGACGGTATCTTCTTGAATACTGTCTTGGCCATGAAGTCTTGAAAGCGTTGCGCGTAAAAGCCCGGCCGATGCACCGATACCGTGTCCTGCGGAAACAAATCATTCGTTTCATCATTTGCACTCGATTCTGGGTAGGCCGGGtgacttttaaaaaattagaaacattTTGCTTAGTTCAGTATTTGTTTCGCCTATTCTTTTCTACATTTTGAAGTCGAATTTCTGTGTTTTTCGAAAGAGAGGCTCCAGGTCCAgaaacatgaaaatatttttagttaatGTACATGTTTTTGTATACTTTTGTACTttaactaaaaatattttcatgtttcTGGAAATAAAGAAATGTGTAATGTACATGTTTTTGTATACTTTTGTACTTTACACATTTCTTTatatcataaatgcatgaaggtTGCAGTCCAGTTACGGAAAAGTATAGCTTCTTAAGAATCAACAAACAATTGTGTCATTTACGTATAACCAACACGGCAGTGTATTAAACCGAAATGATCTAATCATAAGAGCTAGAGTCTCCTCTTTCGATCAACagacaaaacaaaaagaatgttattaattatttaaataaaggtACAACTTGTGGCCCACTCTACAATCATTTCGCCTATCATATAATAGAAATCGACGATGTTTTTGGCTTTAAATAGTCATCAGTTGGCGAGATTAACAATTAATTTTGCAGTTAGATTGAACATAAATTCCTCTTAACACTCGTCGATCCCTTATCTTACAAACCTAATTTGTCCTTTGGTATCACATTGATACAGTGAGAAATCGTCAATAAACTTATAAACGTAATATAATCGTAATAAACTTTGCAAGCTTTTTCAAAAATGAAAATCCTAGTTAAAATGAGAAGTTCCAAATAGAAGTTGAGAAGTTgaaattaacactttgagtgccacaatttttttactaaatttgaaaatcaacttttactacAATCTattaaaccaaattttattaagttCTACAAGGTGTGAGAATatcataaaaattattgttccgaTAAACTGTTTCTTTCTATTCTTGATCAGTTTCTAGTTTTGATCTTAAGTGACTCTTATGGACATTGACGTGGCACTCTACGTGTTAAACAAAGTATACAGCATACAgagagtaggaataaattacaGAATTAATAGAAAACGTGTCCAATTGTATCAAATTGATATGGGGGACAGAATCGAAGAGTCTCGACCGATATGAGAATTGATGTTACTTACACCGTCGTGTATCATGGATTTCCAAGTGTGCTCGAGCTTTTTCTTAAGCCTGTAACTTTGCAAAATATCAATGATACCGAGGAAGAGTAAGAGGCGTTCGCCGCGAGCATTGCGAGCTGGGATCCCACCTGGACTGCTAGGGAACAGGAATGCaattaaaaatcacgttattAGAGAATCCGTGGTGTAAAGTATCGTAAAGAGGATCGGTAGGCGATACTCACGGTACATCGTCCTCCTCGTCGATCGGCTCGCTTTCGGCCTGGATACTCTCCATAGCGGTACTATGCGCGACCAACCTTTGTCGGTTTATGCTTCGCGATCGGTTCAGAGCTCCagctcctattctatcctctctctccCGTTCTCTTTCCGCTTGAGCAGGCCCTGAAGCATCCCCTGCCACGTCGCCAACCTCTTCGTCGCCGCTGGCCGATAACCTCTGCTCCTGCTGCAACCAAACAATACCATTTTCAATTATTTAGATCTGGCCGTGTATTCTCCAATGGCTACGTATCAACATGAACGacatagaatttcatttccacTTAAAAGAAATTAGTACGTTGAAGAAGTAAGTAGTAAGAAGTTGAGTATAATGTAACAgtgttttatgaattttggcaaCACACTTACCGTCTTTTCTCTCGCCGCCTGATCGAGATTATGGATGCCGACGAGCAGAGAGTAGTCCATGATCTTGAAGCTCTCCAACACCCTGCAGTCTCTCTGGATCGTTTTCACCAAAGCATTGTAGGTGTCCTGTTCCAAGAAGATCCCGTCAGAATGATGCTCCATGAAATCCAAGTCCTTGTACGTCGGAGAAGACTTGGATCTTTCCGTTTTCGACGCCTGAAGAAGAACCATCAACGTCAATAAACATCCCCAATACAACAAACCACTGAGCAATGATACATGAACAatattacctttcgtttgtacgTTGACCCCTTCAAATCGTACTTTTGATGCAGCTTGACCGACGAGGGCAGCAGATTATTCATGGCAACTAATCTAACGTTCTTACTATTACATCGATAGCAATACAACCCGAAGAACTTTGGCAGTAACGTCCTCGGATTTTGATTCAGGTTCTGCGAAAGaatcaaacaaattaaaattcagGAAAACAGGTACCGAACCTGCAGAACAGCTACCtagatttcgatgatttttggatatcttgtagaaatcgatatttcgaacaattttatacagagtgtcccaaaaatgtacttccttgaaaggggtgattcctgaggtcatttgaagtaacttttccctttgcgaaaatgttctccgcggttttgttatggagttattaacgaaaaacaaggaccaatcggagcgcggcttcAGCGGACGAAttctggctcggccaatgcccaCCCTACGATCTTGTGTAGCCGCGCTCTAATTGGCCCACGGAGACGAAGCGTAAGGAATGTgggaatggcgtcgtagaaagggtaaggtagagtgggagacaaatttccagagagagggtaactgtattcccctcaatttccccggtCTGGAGGGGAatcaagacttgtgtccccactctcacttccccttccaccacgctattccccacgcttccgctacggcccggtcacgtgacgagtttcgtctctgtcgttcatactccggtattggcagagaaagggtaactttttcccctcaaatcgtgctccctcccttcatctggcgacactggtggtACCGACAagttttcgcgaatatctcgtaAACTAAGCGAGACCGCCCCTATCGTGCGaagggaaaaattgttcaaaatgttgAGATTTACAACATATCCAAAAATCATCGACATCGGAGGGTAAGCAGCTGTTCTGTAGGTTCATCGAAAACAATCTGCATTTCTCAGTGTCGAATTAGATACCATATAATATCCCGGAAGAAGGGTCTGCAAAAACTCTCCCTCTTTGTGTTGCACAGTCTTTATGATGAACTCGTCATCATCGGTTAGGTAAAAGATGCTCCCACTAGCGCCCGGGTTCGATAATTCGCGTAACGGAGCGCTGCACATCGACATCTGAATATTCAAGCAAGCGATTAGACGTTGTAAACAACGATTAGCATCGTCGATAAGCAGTGAAGGAATTTTAAGCGATTTCGTCGTTGCTTCACCGTTTACACAGAACGAGTCAGCACGTTTTACTCACTAAAAAGTCGTCGGGTTGGATGCCGAAGAGATCTCGAAAGTAGCGAAATGCAATGGGTGCGTAGTTTTTGAACTTAAACTCGGAGAAATGGTGAGCCGGGGTGTGGTTCGAGCCTTCGCTGGGGAAATTCGTCGTTTCGACGGTCATGAAATCCTGCATCAACAAATCACGCTCCGGCTTTGACGCCAGACCGCCCACCGCGTGCTGTATGCCCAATTGTATCGATCCCATGATTTGTGTCGTTTGGATCTACACAAATTCATAATAGAAAATAACAATCAATTTGCAACGTTCCATACAAAGTTCAGAGGAAGCCAAAATTCTAATGCAATTACAGATAAAAGTGAAGAACTACTTTGCTCGAGCAACGAATCACTATTCAGCTCTATTCTCAAATAATTGACAAACTACAATCAATATTATAATACCGTTACAACAAATAGCAATACCGTTACAATGAATAATATTATTACTTCAAGATGATTTTTACCGTAAAGAGAAGATGAATGATTCATTAAATAGCGAAAAAattctgcagattttatgcacttatgacataTTAAGCAGCAGGAAGATTcagaaaatttaagaatattatttccaacttgcAACAATCAGTAAaagaagaggaaacttttaTCTGATTTGttgcaattaataaaaattttattttgcataaggatctgCAGTGTCTAGCAATGAATAATattgatgactagactgcggatttatatgCAACATAAAActtgtctgtattaattgcaagatgcagCTACAtaaacgtttatttattttcttaataattgcaattagcaataaaatattacagtattttcaaattcctTAGATGTTGCATGTTCGtcgaaaatgcataaaatctgcagggCATTGCTAGCGATGGATATTCGATAAAGAATGGCCAACAAGTTTCTCGTTACTCAAAATATTTCATCACGTTGGGAAGTTTCTTGGAGACTTTCTTTTAAAGTACATGCATTAGAGTTACGTTCGCCCCAACACCCTCTGTTCCTGCTAGAATTTCTTTTCCATCTGAAGCGAATCGATTAACGTTCTTGCAGAATTCAATACTTCACCTTTTTGTACGTGATTTCACCTCCCACCCCAACTCTTCTGTGGCCAATCTTTCTTTCTCGCTCCGACTTGTTCCTCGACACCCCCGCAGGGGTTTTGAGCCCCGTGGTGCCATGCTGTGTTACCGAGCTCTGCAAACAGTACAATACAATTACGACGGCTGTTCTAGCAGTGATGCTTGCCAGTCGAAATTCAAGTCTACAAAAGAAGCTTTCTCCTGGAGGTCTTATCATCTCCGTTGATTACCACCAcctcaacccccccccccccccccacttaaTACCTTGATTGCGCTGAACAGGTCAAGTTAACCTCTCTACGATGCTATTTCAATTCGTGGGGTTGCTGCTACCTGTGGCAGAGTTTGCAGTATATTCGTCGCAGGAATACTGTGACAAGTGACAGCAAGTTTGGGGCCACTAATTGTGATTGATGACGCTACTTGATTTTCGTGGTTTGCATCGGTGCGGTGCAGGATACGTAAGTTCATTGTTCAACCCTTAGCCCTCGAGTGACGACTCTGAGCCGCCACTAGAAATGActgtatcattatccaaaatactttttacattattcaatttgtttatgtttaaccctccgtatgcagCCTGGGtcactcttgaatttctttctttccaacatttattttttcctattaaTGCTTTTAACATTTTGCGTTCCAAcgtttatgtataaaaataagGCCTTCAAGGCCTAAAAAGAATAAGCTGTCACAAAAACGACCCAGTATGCAGACAATTCGAATTAACATTTTATGTAGCAGAAAAAATTTGTTAGCGACTGTGGTTTATTTAGATTTCGTAgatttaataattcgaataACATGTGACAAGGAGGGAAGGTCTCGCATTACACGTGCTCAGGGGTAGTTTTCACCCTTCACCCAGCATTACTCATATGGGGTGTGGTAAACCCTAATAGATTTATTTCATGGAACTGTTGGTATACGGTGAACATTACGTGTAATGGTAGACCATCTGTTTATACCATATTGTCACTTTTAGGTGATTCTAGTTTAAAAAATaagcaaaaaatttgtttctttcatTTCACACATTTCGTATAACTAACAATTTAATTTGAAAGAAAGGTGCCCGAGTAATAGCGTAAATATCGTTGATCTAAGCCACAGTTTCTTAACGGGGGCGTTGAAAAGATTTAGAAAgcgttaaaatttttgttttagtTGCTTTATTACATGTACTTCTGATCTAACTTTGCAAGTGCTTAAAAGTTTCTATAGATTCAAATCTATagatcaataaaaaaaaaagaattgatgTTGATTATGAACGAAATGCATTGCAGAGTTTAATCTGCTGATGGCGAacttgggtccattttgacccagggTTCTCATTCCATCCAAATTCTAACAGTCAACTTAAATTATTACctacttatacagggtgtcccacataaatgggaacacctaaatatctttcgtatttacagtcctatcagaaaacttcagaggacaaagtgacactattgcagggggctattttaatggtgaagaaaaaaattttttatgtcgtgttttttaatgaaatttcaaggtgaccgatgtttttttaaatggaatagtatatttttttacgatagcatgatagacaataaaaaactgaattaagtggataccacctttttgaccttgaaacgaccttgagcaagaataatcatgttgaagcggatgaaatgtggaagtttaaaacttacgtgtttcagcaaagattgcgcgttgtttacgtcgggttgacctttacatatgaTAGTAAATGCTCGAAATGTTGACCATCCTCATTTATGCAATGTCgcaatcttttaataaatgatctGTAGGCATTGTCGATTTCCTGAGACGTAATTGAAGCACATGCTGCAGTAATCCTTTGCCGCATATCCTCTGGCGTTGTGGGTTTATTTTTGTACACAATACATTTTATCTTGCTCCATACATAAAAGTCCAATGGTGTCAGATCCGGAGAACGGGCTGGCCATGGAATTAGTCCTCGTCGCCCACTCCAGCGTCCAGGAGATTTCGTATTTAGCACCGTTCTAGCAACTTTAGAATAATGCGCTGGACAACCATCATGTTGAAACCGCATGCGCTCCCGATCGAATAACGTAATTCTTCTAAAAGACCCGACAACTCCTGGCGTAAAAATGCAGCATACTTTATACCAGTAAGAGTTCCTTGTATAAAGTACGGGCCTATTATTGGCCTCCTTTTTTTTACATAAACATACGCTGTTTActatgaaaactatttcgaacatttattatgatatgtataggtcaacccgacgtaaacaacgcgcaatctttgctgaaacacgtaagttttaaacttccacatttcatccgcttcaacatgattattcttgctcaaggtcatttcaaggtcaaaaaggtggtatccactaaattcagttttttattacCCTTCGACAGAAATAAAAGGATCGATGAAAGTAAGCAAAAGAGTAGActgaacaatatttaaaaaaaaaataaatacgtaAAATTTATTCACGAGGATTTGCATGGAACTAGTTTATGACTTCTCTAGCTTATGAATGAACCCTTCGCAAATGGAAGTTGGATCAGTCCAGGATCCAAGCAAAAGCCATTCACGTTAACGTCTACGATCCCATTCAGCCACTATTCTATTTCAAAATTCAACGAGCTTGGGCAATTCGACGGACAGTCCGATGACACAGTTCGTGACCATTTATCGGCAAGAAGACAAACATAAGAGGAAGCAGTTACGCGTCATCCGAATGAATAATTAGACGACTATTCTAGTCTCTCGCCGCTGTCTATCTAGCTCGCGACGATCACGCTGTCTTATTTACCACGCTTAGTCGGTgctcgtttttttttatcgctcgCGTAACTTTTCCTCAGAAAACCGATTCACCTTGTTAAAGTTGGTGTTCGCGATAAGAGGTACATTTCGCTCGTCGTCAACGCGCAGTCTTTATATCAAAGTCTACTTTTCAAATTctaattaagtaatttttatcgtGGTACGTTCAGTTTCGTTTTATCAATTTCGGTTCCATCAATCGAGTAATTTTGATTTTCTGTGGAAGACCTTTGTGGTAGTGATCTGGCAATTAATCGAATTCGATTCATCGAATAGTATACTAAAAATAATACTTGTAAAGGATTAAAGAAATTCTTTAAATTGCTAGACTCTACAACAATTATGAAGAGTGTGCAAATGATTGATttgaaactttaaaattgaATACCTGCTGTCTCCAAAGCGACGACATTCGTTCTCAAAAgagtaaagaaatttttaaaatcgctAGTCGCTGTGTTTCATCTGTGTGAAAGCTTGGGCAATTCTGAAAAATGTGCAAATTTTTGAATCACCGAAGGAGGGGAACGAGCAAAATTGCTGTCATATAGAATTATGCTCAAATGTGTGTTGCAGTTTTCGAAGTTGTTCGGATCGGAGCGAAAAGATAGGGAACGCTGCTTATCGAATCGCGAAAGACGCGCGCGCGTAATCGCTCGTAATCTCACGTCACGATCTTCGTCACCGTATCGACGACGACAGATTGATTAACGCCACTCCCGTGTGAAAATAGATTGCGATTCCGCTGAATGAGCCGACGGGCGACGCGTTCGGCCGACCATTGACAGGAAATTAAAAGGAATCGATACAGCCTGTGTCTCTGT
The genomic region above belongs to Halictus rubicundus isolate RS-2024b chromosome 17, iyHalRubi1_principal, whole genome shotgun sequence and contains:
- the Pip5k59b gene encoding phosphatidylinositol 4-phosphate 5-kinase 59B isoform X15 — protein: MASGDNVDVIEVVETSFTGPAQTADDHLRPELTADDDNKSTGDKVTALDSSVTQHGTTGLKTPAGVSRNKSERERKIGHRRVGVGGEITYKKIQTTQIMGSIQLGIQHAVGGLASKPERDLLMQDFMTVETTNFPSEGSNHTPAHHFSEFKFKNYAPIAFRYFRDLFGIQPDDFLMSMCSAPLRELSNPGASGSIFYLTDDDEFIIKTVQHKEGEFLQTLLPGYYMNLNQNPRTLLPKFFGLYCYRCNSKNVRLVAMNNLLPSSVKLHQKYDLKGSTYKRKASKTERSKSSPTYKDLDFMEHHSDGIFLEQDTYNALVKTIQRDCRVLESFKIMDYSLLVGIHNLDQAAREKTQEQRLSASGDEEVGDVAGDASGPAQAEREREREDRIGAGALNRSRSINRQRLVAHSTAMESIQAESEPIDEEDDVPSPGGIPARNARGERLLLFLGIIDILQSYRLKKKLEHTWKSMIHDGDTVSVHRPGFYAQRFQDFMAKTVFKKIPSPLKHTPPKRKSIGGPFRPMDDDFVSTGGTLPSTCSTPPPPFDDAVRSNDQTLASGGQLQQGTPTTNLTSSLSSAHSKQNKVVHHVTLTKTYHDAVSISDVHLESSGSGSGSGGRETKSSLSVESGGSSRGGGGLTWTPPAGSNEGSTPTWTEGTPSYTESSSSGDAGCPTTPIRGSQRQEDGGKIAATVEEALASLTTEMRRTSDTAMDHVEQRSSLSMYRQVRTSFKRVIANHVPVMRSRQTVYVVVDRKP
- the Pip5k59b gene encoding phosphatidylinositol 4-phosphate 5-kinase 59B isoform X12, with protein sequence MASGDNVDVIEVVETSFTGPAQTADDHLRPELTADDDNKSTGDKVTALDSSVTQHGTTGLKTPAGVSRNKSERERKIGHRRVGVGGEITYKKIQTTQIMGSIQLGIQHAVGGLASKPERDLLMQDFMTVETTNFPSEGSNHTPAHHFSEFKFKNYAPIAFRYFRDLFGIQPDDFLMSMCSAPLRELSNPGASGSIFYLTDDDEFIIKTVQHKEGEFLQTLLPGYYMNLNQNPRTLLPKFFGLYCYRCNSKNVRLVAMNNLLPSSVKLHQKYDLKGSTYKRKASKTERSKSSPTYKDLDFMEHHSDGIFLEQDTYNALVKTIQRDCRVLESFKIMDYSLLVGIHNLDQAAREKTQEQRLSASGDEEVGDVAGDASGPAQAEREREREDRIGAGALNRSRSINRQRLVAHSTAMESIQAESEPIDEEDDVPSPGGIPARNARGERLLLFLGIIDILQSYRLKKKLEHTWKSMIHDGDTVSVHRPGFYAQRFQDFMAKTVFKKIPSLDLPGIKGNHRKFRNLVTSYIALKHTPPKRKSIGGPFRPMDDDFVSTAVPTTGSTTMHATSPTKAVTPTDPMISTTSTAVSAGSAPIATSTPVNFASGPVSPPPLTLASGPAHQEPVQASSTASKANANASYPAVLKGRTAASPPNPNLVPSGKVPPPVPPRGTGQSRARSSEEHRGPGTATSTSSITSSRGGTLPSTCSTPPPPFDDAVRSNDQTLASGGQLQQGTPTTNLTSSLSSAHSKQNKVVHHVTLTKTYHDAVSISDVHLESSGSGSGSGGRETKSSLSVESGGSSRGGGGLTWTPPAGSNEGSTPTWTEGTPSYTESSSSGDAGCPTTPIRGSQRQEDGGKIAATVEEALASLTTEMTHL
- the Pip5k59b gene encoding phosphatidylinositol 4-phosphate 5-kinase 59B isoform X16 gives rise to the protein MASGDNVDVIEVVETSFTGPAQTADDHLRPELTADDDNKSTGDKVTALDSSVTQHGTTGLKTPAGVSRNKSERERKIGHRRVGVGGEITYKKIQTTQIMGSIQLGIQHAVGGLASKPERDLLMQDFMTVETTNFPSEGSNHTPAHHFSEFKFKNYAPIAFRYFRDLFGIQPDDFLMSMCSAPLRELSNPGASGSIFYLTDDDEFIIKTVQHKEGEFLQTLLPGYYMNLNQNPRTLLPKFFGLYCYRCNSKNVRLVAMNNLLPSSVKLHQKYDLKGSTYKRKASKTERSKSSPTYKDLDFMEHHSDGIFLEQDTYNALVKTIQRDCRVLESFKIMDYSLLVGIHNLDQAAREKTEQRLSASGDEEVGDVAGDASGPAQAEREREREDRIGAGALNRSRSINRQRLVAHSTAMESIQAESEPIDEEDDVPSPGGIPARNARGERLLLFLGIIDILQSYRLKKKLEHTWKSMIHDGDTVSVHRPGFYAQRFQDFMAKTVFKKIPSLDLPGIKGNHRKFRNLVTSYIALKHTPPKRKSIGGPFRPMDDDFVSTAVPTTGSTTMHATSPTKAVTPTDPMISTTSTAVSAGSAPIATSTPVNFASGPVSPPPLTLASGPAHQEPVQASSTASKANANASYPAVLKGRTAASPPNPNLVPSGKVPPPVPPRGTGQSRARSSEEHRGPGTATSTSSITSSRGGTLPSTCSTPPPPFDDAVRSNDQTLASGGQLQQGTPTTNLTSSLSSAHSKQNKVVHHVTLTKTYHDAVSISDVHLESSGSGSGSGGRETKSSLSVESGGSSRGGGGLTWTPPAGSNEGSTPTWTEGTPSYTESSSSGDAGCPTTPIRGSQRQEDGGKIAATVEEALASLTTEMEILQRE
- the Pip5k59b gene encoding phosphatidylinositol 4-phosphate 5-kinase 59B isoform X10, encoding MASGDNVDVIEVVETSFTGPAQTADDHLRPELTADDDNKSTGDKVTALDSSVTQHGTTGLKTPAGVSRNKSERERKIGHRRVGVGGEITYKKIQTTQIMGSIQLGIQHAVGGLASKPERDLLMQDFMTVETTNFPSEGSNHTPAHHFSEFKFKNYAPIAFRYFRDLFGIQPDDFLMSMCSAPLRELSNPGASGSIFYLTDDDEFIIKTVQHKEGEFLQTLLPGYYMNLNQNPRTLLPKFFGLYCYRCNSKNVRLVAMNNLLPSSVKLHQKYDLKGSTYKRKASKTERSKSSPTYKDLDFMEHHSDGIFLEQDTYNALVKTIQRDCRVLESFKIMDYSLLVGIHNLDQAAREKTQEQRLSASGDEEVGDVAGDASGPAQAEREREREDRIGAGALNRSRSINRQRLVAHSTAMESIQAESEPIDEEDDVPSPGGIPARNARGERLLLFLGIIDILQSYRLKKKLEHTWKSMIHDGDTVSVHRPGFYAQRFQDFMAKTVFKKIPSLDLPGIKGNHRKFRNLVTSYIALKHTPPKRKSIGGPFRPMDDDFVSTAVPTTGSTTMHATSPTKAVTPTDPMISTTSTAVSAGSAPIATSTPVNFASGPVSPPPLTLASGPAHQEPVQASSTASKANANASYPAVLKGRTAASPPNPNLVPSGKVPPPVPPRGTGQSRARSSEEHRGPGTATSTSSITSSRGGTLPSTCSTPPPPFDDAVRSNDQTLASGGQLQQGTPTTNLTSSLSSAHSKQNKVVHHVTLTKTYHDAVSISDVHLESSGSGSGSGGRETKSSLSVESGGSSRGGGGLTWTPPAGSNEGSTPTWTEGTPSYTESSSSGDAGCPTTPIRGSQRQEDGGKIAATVEEALASLTTEMTLLNESLQVLP
- the Pip5k59b gene encoding phosphatidylinositol 4-phosphate 5-kinase 59B isoform X7, which encodes MASGDNVDVIEVVETSFTGPAQTADDHLRPELTADDDNKSTGDKVTALDSSVTQHGTTGLKTPAGVSRNKSERERKIGHRRVGVGGEITYKKIQTTQIMGSIQLGIQHAVGGLASKPERDLLMQDFMTVETTNFPSEGSNHTPAHHFSEFKFKNYAPIAFRYFRDLFGIQPDDFLMSMCSAPLRELSNPGASGSIFYLTDDDEFIIKTVQHKEGEFLQTLLPGYYMNLNQNPRTLLPKFFGLYCYRCNSKNVRLVAMNNLLPSSVKLHQKYDLKGSTYKRKASKTERSKSSPTYKDLDFMEHHSDGIFLEQDTYNALVKTIQRDCRVLESFKIMDYSLLVGIHNLDQAAREKTQEQRLSASGDEEVGDVAGDASGPAQAEREREREDRIGAGALNRSRSINRQRLVAHSTAMESIQAESEPIDEEDDVPSPGGIPARNARGERLLLFLGIIDILQSYRLKKKLEHTWKSMIHDGDTVSVHRPGFYAQRFQDFMAKTVFKKIPSPLKHTPPKRKSIGGPFRPMDDDFVSTAVPTTGSTTMHATSPTKAVTPTDPMISTTSTAVSAGSAPIATSTPVNFASGPVSPPPLTLASGPAHQEPVQASSTASKANANASYPAVLKGRTAASPPNPNLVPSGKVPPPVPPRGTGQSRARSSEEHRGPGTATSTSSITSSRGGTLPSTCSTPPPPFDDAVRSNDQTLASGGQLQQGTPTTNLTSSLSSAHSKQNKVVHHVTLTKTYHDAVSISDVHLESSGSGSGSGGRETKSSLSVESGGSSRGGGGLTWTPPAGSNEGSTPTWTEGTPSYTESSSSGDAGCPTTPIRGSQRQEDGGKIAATVEEALASLTTEMRRTSDTAMDHVEQRSSLSMYRQVRTSFKRVIANHVPVMRSRQTVYVVVDRKP